The DNA region TTATCACACAAAGATTTAGTACCGCATCAATGCTTGATTCCCTTTTTTCTATAAGACTtgcatttatatatatttatactgatgttttttaaatgctggTAAATCTAGTTGTCATGCTTGTTCTTTAACATAGttatgagtgtgtttttgttgacagTGTATCTTCCTACACTACCCTCCCTTTTTCAGAAAACACGGCAGAAAACAAAGCCCTTCATTCAACGTCCTGAAGCTCCATACAGGAAGCCAGAGGTACAGAGGAGGCCGTACAGGCAGCCCGATCAACAGAGAGGCCAGAATGTAACGTCGGTCAGGAGACCTTTTCAGCTACAGCGACGGTGAgggccaatcacagcagctTGTCTTTTATTAAACAAGGAACATTGAAGGAATCTGAAGTCATCATCTCAATATTTCCTCAaacataaaatgatttttaagaggcataaactgtaaaacaggtgaaTTTCAAACCTGTATTAGGGGTGAACATGTCTAAAGCAGCAGCTTAATTTGGTGACTCTTGTGTGTTTATGATGGAACTCCACATTGAcgttaaaaacatcttttatttGTGCAGACCACTACCACCTGTACAGCAGACTCAGAGAGAAGCACGCCAGGCCACGTTTCTTTTTCGCAGAGGACTCAAGGTACACAACGGTTGTTTGATGGGGAATCATCATTTCATCTCAGCTTTAAAGAATTTAAGTATTTATGCAGACTTCTGTCATGATGTTCAATTTCTAATGTCTTTATCACAGGTACAGGCCCAGGTGCAGAAGCCAAATCCTCGCTCTACTCCAGTGAGAACTCGACAGTGAGTATTATTAGTCTGTCACTCTTGTGAGGAAGAGGAAATGTGATTAGGATATGAATCATTAGGATGGGAAAGAAGACCATTGTTTGTCATTTTAGACTCAGTGTTTGTTATGTGAATCTGTAACACTTCTCTGTTTATCCACCAGGTGGCGCACATCGACAGCCAGCAGTGGAATCTTAACTGTTTCAATCGACAACCCCACAGCCAGAACTCAGCCTGAGTAAATATCACAAAACTGTGCAGGATAATAACacttatgtttttattcttatttagaAATATATCTCCAGAACACTATGATTTTAAATTAGAAACTTGCTATGGTTTATTCTGATATTTAAAGGACATTTACACATTTGATAGGGGTTATGACATTTACAGAGAAGAAGTGACTGTATGACTTCTTTGTAGGCCACCCTCAGCTTGGACGCTGCACCCTCCAGCTCCCAGCTCTGCTCCTGTTAAAGTGGAAACCGTGGAGAAGAAAATACCTAAAGGAGTGCCTCTGCAGTTCGACATCAACAGTGTTGGAAAACCAGTGAGAGcatttaacagttttgttcAGTTATTATCAAGTTTGTACTTCACTTATTTGGTACATAAATGGTTTGAAGTTTTTACAACTCAGAAATTCCAAGAGCTCATTAATGCAGAAACCAAATCCTGCCTCTTGATCCAAACACAGTTTTTTGATTGAGAGGCGGTAGCTCTGTGTGAATGGTGTAAGTCTACAAGCAATCTATAATATCAAACCTACAGACAGTCATTATGTGTGTTAGGTATTTAAGCTGATTTGTTGATACATGTCACTCGGTAGGATGACAGCCAAAAAAGGAAGTTGGATATAAGGAGCTACTGAATTTGAAGTCAGCATGCAAGTCCTGAAAAGAGAGTCAATAAAATTATAttcattaatatttaatatttaacaaaTCTGTTGTTCATATTCCACAAAAAGGTAACAGCAGGCAACAGCAGAAACCGGCCAGGCAGGAGTGCAGACAGAAGAGAGTGAGGAAAGTCAGGTTCACAGGTGAATAATACACGcaggcaaaacagaaaaataagtctgcacaccagaagctgctccaaaGCTTATTTAATGAAGATTATCACCACATATGTGGCGTTTTGGGCCCTAGCCCTTCATCATTGTCTGGTGATAATCTTCAATAAATAAGCttccttcttctttttattGTGACTTTTGAGTAAGATATGCTGCTGTTTTATCAGGTAACGGTAGAAACTGGGccaggtggaggaggaggagggggggtcaGGTGAGGAGTCAGGTTCACTGGTGAGGCTAAGGCTGATAACAGTCtgattatgaaaataaataaggaATGGTAGTAGATGCATAATTTGTGATAAATATTGAgggtaaaaatacaaataatgtaTGCAGCATAAATAAGTTGTCACAGTTCTGTAACGTCAGGTGTCATTTTGATCAGAGtagggggaagacatgcaccaaacagcactgagACAGGGTATCAGTCCTGTGACCAGTGCGTTGAGGACTGCGATATTTGGTgccccagaccccaggttgagGACCAGTGGTCTAACTTATAATATTTAATTAAtcaatgtttattttgtatctAGGTTTTCCGGTCCAACTAAAATGATAATGCACATGGAAAAGAAACATTGTTTTAATATTGTCCTGTAAA from Cheilinus undulatus linkage group 13, ASM1832078v1, whole genome shotgun sequence includes:
- the LOC121520435 gene encoding UAP56-interacting factor-like, whose amino-acid sequence is MNRDEFTAGRGRKTSVPDKVDMSLDDIIRLNKKEQQIKRRQATVNRRPVKKKGRLIQGKGVSSRTTGPAQRGGGVPRGGVSKLRNRRVPPLPGRRRGQGVITGLAARRPTALLKRVGTLNRATINKKTRQKTKPFIQRPEAPYRKPEVQRRPYRQPDQQRGQNVTSVRRPFQLQRRPLPPVQQTQREARQATFLFRRGLKVQAQVQKPNPRSTPVRTRQWRTSTASSGILTVSIDNPTARTQPEPPSAWTLHPPAPSSAPVKVETVEKKIPKGVPLQFDINSVGKPQTSMTLNERFRILKDRRTATAHMNKGSRFVTVG